In Perca flavescens isolate YP-PL-M2 chromosome 7, PFLA_1.0, whole genome shotgun sequence, the following proteins share a genomic window:
- the emc1 gene encoding ER membrane protein complex subunit 1 isoform X2, translating to MAKLIWLCLQFIMLYSTVEAVFEDQVGKFDWRQQYVGKVRFSHFDSHVQSSKKVLVATENNVFASLNTRTGELFWRHVDKTGPEGNIDALLQHGQDAVLVVGNGRLLRSWEINIGGLNWEVVLDSGSFQSACLVGQQDTVKHVAVLKKTVISLHYLSNGHQKWIENLPESETVDYQAVYSGGNGEVYALGVVPHSHIAIVAYSLEDGEIIKQISVEAPWLSKIQASCSVIDQGMLTCVDPATVSLYMLDLHLQSQMTQIPLQSLGLEVTPGFQPVLVSTQPNPARPPLSEFLLQLGPEHHLLLQLNNGHIVTLRDFKPAMLVSFATTGEKTVAAVMSPKNKTACSINLFSGETGRRLLDTTLIFNMDPNGGKPEKLYIQAFLKKDDSVGYRVMVQTEDHTLTFIQQPGRVMWTREEALSDVVTMEMVDLPLTGTQAELEGEFGKKADGLMSMVLKRLSSQLILLQAWIAHLWKLFYDARKPRSQVKNDVTIENLSRDEFNLQKMMVMVTASGKLFGIDSKTGSILWRHYLNNISSNPAFKLMVQRTTAHFPHPPQCTLLIKDKDTGLATLHVFNPIFGKTSHISPPALTQPILQSLMLPLMDQDYAKVLLLVDDQYKVSAFPSTKNVLQQLQEMASSIFFYLIDSSQGRLSGYRLRTDLSTELIWEVVVPTEVQRIVSVKGKRPNEHVHSQGRVMGDRSVLYKYLNPNLLAVVLESTDLHQERSFVGILLIDGVTGRIIHEAVQRKARGPVHVVHSENWVVYEYWSTKSRRNEFSVIELYEGMELYNSTVFSSLDRPHAPQVLQQSYIFPSSISTMEATLTEKGITSRHLLIGLPSGGILSLPKMFLDPRRPEIVTEQSREENLIPYAPELLIRTEWFINYNQTVSRVRGIYTAPSGLESTCLVVAYGLDIYQTRVYPSKQFDVLKDDYDYMLISSVLLALFFATMISKRLAEVKLLNRAWR from the exons ATGGCAAAGCTAATTTGGTTGTGCCTGCAATTTATCATGTTATACAGCACTGTCGAGGCTGTGTTTGAGGATCAAGTAGGGAAATTTGACTG GAGGCAGCAATATGTTGGCAAGGTTCGCTTTTCCCACTTCGACTCACATGTGCAGTCATCCAAAAAGGTGCTTGTGGCAACAGAGAACAATGTGTTTGCTTCACTCAATACCAGGACTGGAGAACTCT TCTGGCGGCATGTAGATAAGACTGGGCCAGAGGGAAACATTGACGCTCTTCTGCAACATGGACAAG ATGCGGTGCTGGTGGTTGGTAATGGCCGCCTGCTGCGCTCCTGGGAGATAAATATTGGTGGTTTGAATTGGGAGGTTGTGCTGGACTCTGGCAG TTTCCAGTCGGCATGTTTAGTTGGACAGCAAGACACCGTGAAACACGTGGCTGTTTTGAAGAAAACTGTCATCTCTCTCCATTACCTTTCTAATGGTCATCAGAAATGGATAGAGAATCTACCAGAAAG TGAAACTGTGGATTACCAGGCTGTGTATTCTGGTGGTAATGGTGAAGTGTATGCACTGGGGGTTGTCCCCCATTCCCACATTGCAATTGTTGCTTACAGTTTGGAGGATGGAGAGATAATCAAGCAG ATCTCAGTCGAAGCTCCGTGGCTGTCCAAAATACAGGCCAGCTGTTCAGTGATCGACCAGGGGATGTTGACATGCGTGGACCCTGCAACAGTATCCCTGTACATGCTTGACTTGCACCTGCAGTCCCAGATGACACAGATCCCCCTGCAG TCGCTGGGACTTGAAGTCACGCCTGGTTTCCAGCCAGTACTGGTGTCCACCCAGCCCAACCCAGCTCGCCCACCACTGTCTGAGTTCCTCCTTCAGCTTGGGCCTGAACACCACCTGCTTCTCCAACTCAACAATGGTCACATAGTTACACTCAGGGATTTCAAGCCT GCCATGCTGGTTTCATTTGCTACCACTGGAGAGAAGACTGTTGCTGCTGTCATGTCGCCCAAGAATAAAACT GCTTGCAGTATTAACCTCTTTAGTGGAGAAACTGGACGCAGACTTCTAGACACAACACTGATTTTCAATATGGATCCTAATGGTGGGAAACCAGAGAAG CTGTATATACAAGCATTCCTCAAGAAAGACGACTCTGTTGGCTACAGGGTCATGGTGCAGACAGAAGACCACACACTCACTTTCATCCAGCAGCCAG GGCGTGTAATGTGGACGAGAGAGGAGGCCCTGTCAGATGTGGTGACAATGGAAATGGTGGATCTGCCTCTCACAGGAACACAGGCAGAGCTGGAGGGGGAGTTTGGCAAAAAGGCTG ACGGCCTGATGTCCATGGTGCTTAAGAGGCTCTCCTCTCAGCTTATCTTGCTGCAAGCTTGGATTGCTCACCTCTGGAAGCTGTTCTACGATGCACGGAAGCCTCGCAGTCAAGTCAAAAATGATGTGACCATTGAGAACCTCTCCAGAGACGAGTTCAACCTGCAGAAGATGATGGTTATGGTTACTGCATCTGGGAAG CTCTTTGGGATTGACAGCAAGACCGGCAGCATTTTATGGAGGCACTACCTGAACAACATCTCATCTAATCCAGCTTTCAAACTAATGGTGCAACGGACCACGGCACACTTCCCTCATCCGCCACAGTGCACACTGCTCATCAAAGACAAG gaCACAGGCCTGGCCACACTCCATGTGTTTAATCCCATTTTTGGAAAAACGAGTCACATCAGCCCACCTGCCCTGACTCAGCCAATACTTCAGTCACTCATGCTGCCTCTCATGGACCAGGATTATGCAAAGGTCTTACTTCTTGTTGATGACCAGTACAAG GTGTCTGCTTTTCCCTCTACAAAGAATGTACTACAGCAGCTCCAGGAGATGGCCTCATCCATATTCTTTTATCTTATTGACTCCAGCCAGGGAAGACTTTCTGGCTACAGGCTACGAACG GACTTGTCGACCGAGCTGATCTGGGAGGTTGTCGTCCCAACCGAGGTCCAGAGGATTGTCTCAGTCAAAGGCAAAAGGCCCAATGAGCATGTACACTCCCAGGGCAGAGTGATGGGAGACCGTAGTGTTCTATATAAG TACCTGAACCCAAATCTCCTGGCCGTGGTGCTTGAGAGCACAGACTTGCATCAGGAGCGAAGCTTTGTCGGGATCCTCCTGATTGATGGCGTGACTGGTCGCATCATCCACGAGGCTGTTCAGAGAAAGGCCAGAGGACCGGTGCATGTTGTGCACTCTGAAAACTGGGTGGTG TACGAATACTGGAGCACCAAATCTCGCAGGAACGAGTTCTCTGTAATTGAACTGTACGAAGGGATGGAGCTCTACAACAGCACCGTGTTCAGCTCGCTGGATCGGCCACACGCTCCTCAGGTGCTTCAGCAGTCTTACATTTTCCCCTCCTCCATTTCAACCATGGAGGCCACACTGACCGAGAAGGGCATCACCAGCCGCCATCTGCTAA TTGGCTTGCCATCTGGAGGGATTTTGTCACTGCCCAAGATGTTCCTTGACCCTCGGAGGCCAGAAATAGTAACGGAGCAAAGCCG GGAAGAGAACCTGATACCGTACGCACCAGAGCTGCTGATCCGTACAGAGTGGTTCATCAACTACAATCAGACTGTATCAAGAGTGCGAGGAATTTACACTGCCCCCTCTGGACTGGAATCGACCTGTCTG GTGGTGGCATATGGTCTCGACATCTACCAGACACGCGTCTATCCCTCAAAGCAGTTTGACGTACTTAAAGACGACTATGACTACATGCTGATCAGTAGCGTTCTCCTCGCCCTTTTCTTTGCCACCATGATCAGCAAACGCCTGGCAGAAGTCAAACTGCTTAACCGGGCCTGGCGGTAA
- the emc1 gene encoding ER membrane protein complex subunit 1 isoform X1, translated as MAKLIWLCLQFIMLYSTVEAVFEDQVGKFDWRQQYVGKVRFSHFDSHVQSSKKVLVATENNVFASLNTRTGELFWRHVDKTGPEGNIDALLQHGQDAVLVVGNGRLLRSWEINIGGLNWEVVLDSGSFQSACLVGQQDTVKHVAVLKKTVISLHYLSNGHQKWIENLPESETVDYQAVYSGGNGEVYALGVVPHSHIAIVAYSLEDGEIIKQISVEAPWLSKIQASCSVIDQGMLTCVDPATVSLYMLDLHLQSQMTQIPLQSLGLEVTPGFQPVLVSTQPNPARPPLSEFLLQLGPEHHLLLQLNNGHIVTLRDFKPAMLVSFATTGEKTVAAVMSPKNKTACSINLFSGETGRRLLDTTLIFNMDPNGGKPEKLYIQAFLKKDDSVGYRVMVQTEDHTLTFIQQPGRVMWTREEALSDVVTMEMVDLPLTGTQAELEGEFGKKAAIQDGLMSMVLKRLSSQLILLQAWIAHLWKLFYDARKPRSQVKNDVTIENLSRDEFNLQKMMVMVTASGKLFGIDSKTGSILWRHYLNNISSNPAFKLMVQRTTAHFPHPPQCTLLIKDKDTGLATLHVFNPIFGKTSHISPPALTQPILQSLMLPLMDQDYAKVLLLVDDQYKVSAFPSTKNVLQQLQEMASSIFFYLIDSSQGRLSGYRLRTDLSTELIWEVVVPTEVQRIVSVKGKRPNEHVHSQGRVMGDRSVLYKYLNPNLLAVVLESTDLHQERSFVGILLIDGVTGRIIHEAVQRKARGPVHVVHSENWVVYEYWSTKSRRNEFSVIELYEGMELYNSTVFSSLDRPHAPQVLQQSYIFPSSISTMEATLTEKGITSRHLLIGLPSGGILSLPKMFLDPRRPEIVTEQSREENLIPYAPELLIRTEWFINYNQTVSRVRGIYTAPSGLESTCLVVAYGLDIYQTRVYPSKQFDVLKDDYDYMLISSVLLALFFATMISKRLAEVKLLNRAWR; from the exons ATGGCAAAGCTAATTTGGTTGTGCCTGCAATTTATCATGTTATACAGCACTGTCGAGGCTGTGTTTGAGGATCAAGTAGGGAAATTTGACTG GAGGCAGCAATATGTTGGCAAGGTTCGCTTTTCCCACTTCGACTCACATGTGCAGTCATCCAAAAAGGTGCTTGTGGCAACAGAGAACAATGTGTTTGCTTCACTCAATACCAGGACTGGAGAACTCT TCTGGCGGCATGTAGATAAGACTGGGCCAGAGGGAAACATTGACGCTCTTCTGCAACATGGACAAG ATGCGGTGCTGGTGGTTGGTAATGGCCGCCTGCTGCGCTCCTGGGAGATAAATATTGGTGGTTTGAATTGGGAGGTTGTGCTGGACTCTGGCAG TTTCCAGTCGGCATGTTTAGTTGGACAGCAAGACACCGTGAAACACGTGGCTGTTTTGAAGAAAACTGTCATCTCTCTCCATTACCTTTCTAATGGTCATCAGAAATGGATAGAGAATCTACCAGAAAG TGAAACTGTGGATTACCAGGCTGTGTATTCTGGTGGTAATGGTGAAGTGTATGCACTGGGGGTTGTCCCCCATTCCCACATTGCAATTGTTGCTTACAGTTTGGAGGATGGAGAGATAATCAAGCAG ATCTCAGTCGAAGCTCCGTGGCTGTCCAAAATACAGGCCAGCTGTTCAGTGATCGACCAGGGGATGTTGACATGCGTGGACCCTGCAACAGTATCCCTGTACATGCTTGACTTGCACCTGCAGTCCCAGATGACACAGATCCCCCTGCAG TCGCTGGGACTTGAAGTCACGCCTGGTTTCCAGCCAGTACTGGTGTCCACCCAGCCCAACCCAGCTCGCCCACCACTGTCTGAGTTCCTCCTTCAGCTTGGGCCTGAACACCACCTGCTTCTCCAACTCAACAATGGTCACATAGTTACACTCAGGGATTTCAAGCCT GCCATGCTGGTTTCATTTGCTACCACTGGAGAGAAGACTGTTGCTGCTGTCATGTCGCCCAAGAATAAAACT GCTTGCAGTATTAACCTCTTTAGTGGAGAAACTGGACGCAGACTTCTAGACACAACACTGATTTTCAATATGGATCCTAATGGTGGGAAACCAGAGAAG CTGTATATACAAGCATTCCTCAAGAAAGACGACTCTGTTGGCTACAGGGTCATGGTGCAGACAGAAGACCACACACTCACTTTCATCCAGCAGCCAG GGCGTGTAATGTGGACGAGAGAGGAGGCCCTGTCAGATGTGGTGACAATGGAAATGGTGGATCTGCCTCTCACAGGAACACAGGCAGAGCTGGAGGGGGAGTTTGGCAAAAAGGCTG CCATACAAG ACGGCCTGATGTCCATGGTGCTTAAGAGGCTCTCCTCTCAGCTTATCTTGCTGCAAGCTTGGATTGCTCACCTCTGGAAGCTGTTCTACGATGCACGGAAGCCTCGCAGTCAAGTCAAAAATGATGTGACCATTGAGAACCTCTCCAGAGACGAGTTCAACCTGCAGAAGATGATGGTTATGGTTACTGCATCTGGGAAG CTCTTTGGGATTGACAGCAAGACCGGCAGCATTTTATGGAGGCACTACCTGAACAACATCTCATCTAATCCAGCTTTCAAACTAATGGTGCAACGGACCACGGCACACTTCCCTCATCCGCCACAGTGCACACTGCTCATCAAAGACAAG gaCACAGGCCTGGCCACACTCCATGTGTTTAATCCCATTTTTGGAAAAACGAGTCACATCAGCCCACCTGCCCTGACTCAGCCAATACTTCAGTCACTCATGCTGCCTCTCATGGACCAGGATTATGCAAAGGTCTTACTTCTTGTTGATGACCAGTACAAG GTGTCTGCTTTTCCCTCTACAAAGAATGTACTACAGCAGCTCCAGGAGATGGCCTCATCCATATTCTTTTATCTTATTGACTCCAGCCAGGGAAGACTTTCTGGCTACAGGCTACGAACG GACTTGTCGACCGAGCTGATCTGGGAGGTTGTCGTCCCAACCGAGGTCCAGAGGATTGTCTCAGTCAAAGGCAAAAGGCCCAATGAGCATGTACACTCCCAGGGCAGAGTGATGGGAGACCGTAGTGTTCTATATAAG TACCTGAACCCAAATCTCCTGGCCGTGGTGCTTGAGAGCACAGACTTGCATCAGGAGCGAAGCTTTGTCGGGATCCTCCTGATTGATGGCGTGACTGGTCGCATCATCCACGAGGCTGTTCAGAGAAAGGCCAGAGGACCGGTGCATGTTGTGCACTCTGAAAACTGGGTGGTG TACGAATACTGGAGCACCAAATCTCGCAGGAACGAGTTCTCTGTAATTGAACTGTACGAAGGGATGGAGCTCTACAACAGCACCGTGTTCAGCTCGCTGGATCGGCCACACGCTCCTCAGGTGCTTCAGCAGTCTTACATTTTCCCCTCCTCCATTTCAACCATGGAGGCCACACTGACCGAGAAGGGCATCACCAGCCGCCATCTGCTAA TTGGCTTGCCATCTGGAGGGATTTTGTCACTGCCCAAGATGTTCCTTGACCCTCGGAGGCCAGAAATAGTAACGGAGCAAAGCCG GGAAGAGAACCTGATACCGTACGCACCAGAGCTGCTGATCCGTACAGAGTGGTTCATCAACTACAATCAGACTGTATCAAGAGTGCGAGGAATTTACACTGCCCCCTCTGGACTGGAATCGACCTGTCTG GTGGTGGCATATGGTCTCGACATCTACCAGACACGCGTCTATCCCTCAAAGCAGTTTGACGTACTTAAAGACGACTATGACTACATGCTGATCAGTAGCGTTCTCCTCGCCCTTTTCTTTGCCACCATGATCAGCAAACGCCTGGCAGAAGTCAAACTGCTTAACCGGGCCTGGCGGTAA